One bacterium genomic window, TTGAACGGGTGCAACAGCAGATTAACGCAATCGAACGAATTTCGCTGGCATCAGAGATTTCGCACAAAATATCGCACGAACTACGAAACCCGCTGACAATCATTGGTGGATTTGCCGCACTGCTAAAAAGCAAGCTTGATCCTGCCGATAAACTAAGTGAGCACGCTCAAATCATCGTTGAGGAAACAGCACGACTTGAAAATGCGATGACTGAAGTCCTCAATTTCTCCAAATCATTCGCATTGGAGAAAGAGACGGTGGATTTGAACGAGATAGGTCGAATCGCAGTTGAGGTCTTTGTCCGTCAACATGAATCGCGAGCATTGAGCCTGGCCCAAGTTTCGGATTCGCGACACTTTGTCTGTGTGAACAAGGATCAGGCGGTCCAGTCGCTTTACGACATTCTCGAGCACATCGATTCGGCGCTACCTGCATCGGCACGCCTGAGTATTCGACCCGACGCAGTGGAAAGCAGACACCGATTGGTAATATGGATTGAGTGCGAGAAGTGTGAAGAGGAAGAGACTCGCAACGCTCTCTCGGAGGCATTTGACTCGGAATTGCAGGGGTCGTCACTGCGAATGACTTTGGCTTTTGAAACGATTCGATATAACGGCGGCGAGCCGGGAATTGAGATCGGCGACGATGGGCACGCTTGTGTCTTTATCGCCTATCCGGTACTGGAGGTACTTCATGTCTAAGACAGTAATGTGCGTCGATGACGAAATCAATCTTCTCAAGTTATACGAGCAGGTATTGACGGATGAGGGATATCAGGTCTGGGCCGCTCGCACAATCAAGGAAGCAAGGGAACTAATGGGATCTTTCCCGATCGATCTGGTGGTTTGGGACATCAAGATGGAGAAGGAAAACGGTCTGGACCTGCTCGAAGAGATCAAACGGAGCCGCCCGGAAGTGCCGGTAATTCTCAATTCGGCTTTCAGTACCTACAAGTCAGATTTCAAGAGCTGGCTGGCGAACGAATATCTTGTTAAGAACAGCGATTTCGGCGAACTCAAGACCAAGATTGGAAAACTTCTGGATGAATAAGACCGAGTCGGCCGTCAGTTTCTCGCAACTAATAGAGCACGTCACTCTGTTGGTTGACGAGATCAAGCTGGTCAATTTGAATCTCACCATTGCCAATGCAAGACTTCGACTGACAGATAATGCTTTTCAGGCAGTCGGCGGGAGTTTCCGGCAATTGATTGATACGACAACAGAGACTCAAGAGGCGGCAGAGATTGTGCTAAAGCGAGCCCGAGGCGAAGATCTCAACGACGAAGAGCGGGAATTCATGAAACGCGAGTTGGATCAGAATCTCGAAAAGATACAGCGCGCTGCTGAAAACATCATCCAGACAGTTGTGGCAATCAAGAAGGGGCAACGAGTTAATCGTGAGGGATGACAATAGGAAAGGACGTGGGATTCAGTGCGACTAATCACCATTTTGACTGACATCGGCGGACCGGTTGCTCTGCACAATATTCTTTCGGAACTGCC contains:
- a CDS encoding response regulator, coding for MSKTVMCVDDEINLLKLYEQVLTDEGYQVWAARTIKEARELMGSFPIDLVVWDIKMEKENGLDLLEEIKRSRPEVPVILNSAFSTYKSDFKSWLANEYLVKNSDFGELKTKIGKLLDE